From Cherax quadricarinatus isolate ZL_2023a chromosome 56, ASM3850222v1, whole genome shotgun sequence, a single genomic window includes:
- the RpL5 gene encoding large ribosomal subunit protein uL18A, protein MGFIKVVKNKAYFKRFQVKFKRRREGKTDYYARKRLVVQAKNKYNTPKHRMIVRITNTDVIAQIAYARIEGDMITAAAYSHELPKYGVKVGLTNYAACYCTGLLLARRILKKFRLDTIYEGQKEADGEMYSVEDVAEGPGAFRANLDIGLARTTTGARIFGVMKGAVDGGIEVPHSEKRFPGYDKETKEFNASVLRDHIMGSHVASYMRELMEEDEDAYKRQFSRFIKKGVTPDELEEMYKKAHAGIRSDPLPSPKEEKKVVKKRWNAKRLTYDERKAAIQKRKDAWLAKIEKGEATMEELRVPRHHHR, encoded by the exons ATG GGTTTCATTAAAGTTGTCAAGAATAAGGCTTACTTCAAGCGCTTCCAAGTAAAGTTCAAGAGGCGCAGAGAGGGCAAGACTGACTACTATGCTCGCAAGCGATTGGTTGTGCAGGCAAAGAACAAGTACAATACGCCTAAGCACCG CATGATTGTGCGTATCACAAACACTGATGTCATCGCTCAGATTGCTTATGCCAGAATTGAGGGAGATATGATCACTGCTGCTGCATATTCTCATGAACTCCCTAAATATGGTGTCAAGGTTGGTCTTACCAACTATGCAGCATGCTACTGCACTGGACTCTTGCTTGCTAGGAGG ATTCTGAAGAAGTTCAGGCTGGATACCATTTATGAAGGTCAGAAAGAAGCTGATGGGGAGATGTACTCTGTGGAGGATGTGGCAGAAGGTCCAGGAGCTTTCCGTGCCAACCTTGACATTGGTCTGGCACGGACCACTACTGGAGCTAGGATTTTTGGAGTCATGAAAGGTGCTGTGGATGGAGGCATTGAAGTTCCCCACAG TGAGAAGAGATTCCCTGGATATGACAAGGAGACAAAGGAATTTAATGCTTCTGTTCTTCGTGATCATATTATGGGTAGTCACGTTGCCAGTTACATGAGGGAACTCATGGAGGAAGATGAAGATGCTTACAAGAGGCAGTTCTCACGATTCATTAAGAAAGGAGTTACCCCTGATGAG CTAGAAGAAATGTACAAGAAGGCACATGCTGGCATTCGTTCTGACCCATTACCTTCACCAAAAGAAGAGAAGAAG GTTGTAAAGAAGAGATGGAATGCCAAGAGGTTGACATACGATGAACGCAAAGCTGCCATTCAAAAGCGCAAGGATGCTTGGTTGGCTAAGATTGAGAAGGGGGAGGCTACTATGGAAGAGCTACGTGTCCCTAGGCACCACCACCGTTAA